In the genome of Macellibacteroides fermentans, one region contains:
- a CDS encoding enoyl-ACP reductase FabI — translation MSHNLLKGKRGIIFGALNDMSIAWKVAERAVEEGAIITLSNTPVAVRMGEVDALSKKLNAEVIAADATSVADLENVFSKSVEILGGKIDFVLHSIGMSPNVRKKRTYDDLDYDMLEKTLDISAVSFHKMLQVAKKQDAIAEGGSVVALTYVAAQRTFFGYNDMADAKSLLESIARSFGYIYGREKGVRINTISQSPTVTTAGSGVKGMEHLLDFSDKMAPLGNATADECADYCVTLFSDLTRKVTMQNLFHDGGFSSMGMSLRAMNQYSAGMEEFTDENGKIIYG, via the coding sequence ATGAGTCACAATTTATTAAAAGGCAAGAGGGGCATCATCTTTGGTGCGCTGAACGACATGTCTATCGCGTGGAAGGTAGCAGAAAGAGCCGTAGAAGAAGGTGCGATTATTACATTGAGCAATACACCTGTTGCTGTTCGTATGGGTGAGGTAGATGCCTTGTCAAAGAAACTGAATGCAGAGGTGATCGCTGCAGATGCGACGAGCGTAGCAGACCTGGAAAATGTATTTTCCAAATCTGTCGAAATATTAGGAGGAAAAATTGATTTTGTTTTACACTCTATCGGAATGAGTCCTAATGTGCGCAAGAAGCGTACCTACGACGACCTGGATTATGATATGCTGGAAAAGACTTTGGATATTTCGGCCGTGTCATTTCATAAGATGCTTCAGGTTGCAAAGAAACAGGATGCTATCGCAGAAGGCGGATCAGTTGTAGCTCTTACCTATGTAGCAGCCCAACGTACATTCTTCGGATACAACGATATGGCAGATGCCAAATCATTGCTGGAATCCATTGCGCGTAGCTTCGGATATATTTACGGTCGCGAGAAAGGGGTTCGTATCAATACCATTTCCCAGTCGCCAACGGTTACTACAGCCGGTAGCGGTGTAAAGGGTATGGAGCACCTGCTTGATTTTTCGGACAAGATGGCTCCGTTAGGAAATGCTACAGCCGACGAATGCGCCGATTACTGTGTAACATTGTTCTCTGATCTTACCCGTAAGGTGACAATGCAGAACCTGTTCCACGACGGAGGATTCTCAAGCATGGGTATGAGCCTCCGGGCAATGAACCAATACAGCGCCGGTATGGAAGAATTTACCGACGAAAATGGTAAGATTATCTACGGATAA
- a CDS encoding L-threonylcarbamoyladenylate synthase — protein sequence MLVKIYPENPNLREIDKVIEILRDGGLIIYPTDTVYAMGCDALNVRAVEKICRMKGINPQKSNLSIICYDLSNLSEYAKVSNAAFKLMKRHLPGPFTFILPTSSELPKIYKNRKEVGIRVPDNNIIRELVKQLGNPILTTSVHDDDDVIEYTTDPELIHEKYESEVDVVIDGGYGETVASTVVDCTTDAFEIIRQGKGELSL from the coding sequence ATGTTAGTAAAAATTTATCCCGAAAATCCCAATTTACGGGAAATCGACAAAGTAATCGAAATCCTTAGGGACGGGGGACTTATCATCTACCCCACCGATACTGTTTATGCCATGGGATGTGATGCCCTCAATGTGCGGGCTGTCGAAAAAATATGCCGGATGAAAGGCATTAACCCGCAGAAAAGCAATCTGTCTATCATTTGTTATGACCTCAGTAACCTCAGCGAATATGCTAAAGTTAGCAATGCGGCATTCAAGCTAATGAAAAGACACCTCCCCGGACCTTTCACTTTTATTCTTCCAACCAGCAGCGAACTTCCTAAAATTTACAAGAACAGAAAGGAAGTAGGTATACGTGTACCAGACAACAACATCATACGTGAACTTGTAAAGCAGTTGGGCAATCCAATCCTCACCACTTCGGTGCACGACGACGACGATGTGATCGAATATACTACAGACCCGGAACTTATACACGAAAAATATGAATCCGAGGTAGATGTTGTTATTGATGGCGGGTATGGCGAAACCGTTGCCTCAACCGTTGTAGATTGTACAACCGATGCTTTCGAGATCATCCGGCAAGGTAAAGGAGAGCTCTCTTTATAA